A window of Conger conger chromosome 13, fConCon1.1, whole genome shotgun sequence contains these coding sequences:
- the egln2 gene encoding prolyl hydroxylase EGLN2, translating to MESFEYTDLMNKSSSHGSESRCSSQQRNGDRDLLVRGADAQLRQSMGLNAPGGTATAAELLVDLASKTTGPGLAVIKKQVKTGLPLYHSGIVSPAATAKGSCHGGLAQTPNGFVNGVTEMPSGLTQPLSSARENGDSLLRDSFEPLTKRGKAELCFRQTQSQRRRGRESEDSDLLAAVGSGTVNGALHRPGEPPLLDCKRRRVEEDQRRAKEPPSLSAVVDDNGYLGGLPPDSHRLYHGDQKAGDLRPPPDLAPPGQKTRPSPAEAPPIPPATADWSAELFAQQYIVPCMKYYGICLKDGFLGPRLGERVLGEVETLNQSGKFRDGQLVSQSIPSQNIRGDRIAWVEGREPGCEGIATLMAHIDEAVMYSSMNGHLGDCVINGRTKAMVACYPGNGTGYVRHVDNPNGDGRCITCIYYLNKNWDVKVHGGLLQIYPEGRNVVANIEPLFDRLLIFWSDRRNPHEVKPAFATRYAITVWYFDAKERAEAKEKYRLATGQKGVQVPVTQSGKC from the exons ATGGAGAGCTTTGAATATACGGACCTTATGAACAAAAGCTCTTCGCACGGATCAGAGAGCCGCTGTTCGTCGCAGCAGAGAAACGGTGACAGAGACCTCCTTGTCCGCGGTGCTGATGCGCAGCTCCGACAGAGCATGGGATTGAATGCGCCGGGGGGAACCGCCACGGCGGCGGAGCTGCTTGTCGACCTGGCCTCTAAAACGACCGGCCCTGGATTAGCAGTTATTAAGAAACAGGTGAAGACGGGTCTACCACTTTACCACAGCGGTATCGTCTCCCCTGCCGCGACCGCCAAAGGCAGCTGCCATGGTGGTTTGGCGCAGACGCCTAACGGCTTTGTGAACGGAGTGACGGAGATGCCGAGTGGCCTCACACAACCCCTGAGCAGCGCGCGGGAGAATGGGGACAGTCTCCTGCGCGACTCGTTTGAGCCCTTGACGAAGAGAGGCAAGGCAGAGCTGTGTTTCAGGCAGACGCAGAGCCAGCGacggagaggcagggagagcgAGGACTCGGATCTGCTGGCGGCGGTGGGGTCGGGGACCGTCAACGGGGCGCTGCACAGACCCGGGGAGCCGCCGCTCCTGGACTGCAAGCGGCGACGGGTGGAGGAGGACCAGCGCCGAGCGAAGGAGCCGCCGTCCCTGTCCGCCGTCGTCGACGACAACGGATACCTCGGCGGCCTGCCGCCCGACAGCCACAGGCTTTACCACGGCGACCAAAAAGCGGGCGACTTAAGGCCCCCGCCGGACCTCGCCCCGCCGGGACAGAAGACGCGCCCGTCGCCGGCGGAGGCCCCGCCCATCCCGCCGGCGACGGCCGACTGGTCGGCGGAGCTCTTCGCCCAGCAGTACATCGTGCCCTGCATGAAGTACTACGGCATCTGCCTGAAGGACGGCTTCCTGGGCCCGCGTCTCGGGGAGCGCGTGCTGGGCGAGGTGGAGACGCTCAACCAGAGCGGCAAGTTCCGCGACGGCCAGCTGGTCAGCCAGAGCATCCCGTCGCAGAACATCCGCGGCGACCGCATCGCCTGGGTGGAGGGCCGGGAGCCGGGCTGCGAGGGCATCGCCACGCTGATGGCGCACATCGACGAGGCCGTCATGTACAGCAGCATGAACGGCCACCTGGGAGACTGCGTCATCAACGGCCGCACCAAG GCCATGGTTGCGTGTTACCCTGGCAACGGGACGGGCTACGTGCGGCATGTGGACAACCCCAACGGCGACGGGCGCTGCATCACCTGCATCTACTACCTGAACAAGAACTGGGACGTGAAG gttcACGGAGGCCTGCTCCAGATATACCCAGAGGGGCGAAACGTTGTGGCCAACATCGAGCCCCTCTTCGACCGCCTGCTGATCTTCTGGTCAGACCGGCGGAACCCCCACGAGGTGAAGCCTGCCTTCGCCACACG CTATGCTATCACAGTCTGGTACTTTGACGCCAAGGAGCGGGCTGAAGCCAAAGAGAAGTACCGATTGG CAACCGGACAGAAAGGCGTTCAAGTGCCTGTCACTCAAAGCGGCAAGTGTTAG